The following coding sequences lie in one Mustelus asterias chromosome 8, sMusAst1.hap1.1, whole genome shotgun sequence genomic window:
- the LOC144497819 gene encoding uncharacterized protein LOC144497819, which translates to MPFLLFFKILTPPILWIWLLLLDGDYYTCFWIMEDERVTNKTCTEFNCSGTSSNMLSGLYHHCTYSRLIGGSLTFIFLFIMLLLYSLHCCTCCNIKNYFYKYQYDYLHEMKKEQLIMRALQTRADKKAKKYVDNRIKELHSFLDSVSEENDGANGIDENHTSGTADHSGMNQETGEPPESIELIKCHT; encoded by the exons ATGCCTTTCCTATTATTCTTTAAAATATTGACTCCACCAATTTTATGGATCTGGCTGTTGCTTCTGGAtggtgattactatacctgtttTTGGATAATGGAAGATGAAAGGGTGACAAATAAAACATGCACCGAATTCAACTGCTCAGGGACATCCAGTAACATGTTATCTGGACTCTATCATCATTGTACTTATTCACGG CTCATCGGTGGCAGTCTaaccttcatcttcctcttcataatGCTACTCCTCTATTCTCTCCATTGTTGCACTTGCTGCAACATTAAGAATTATTTTTACAAATATCAATATGATTACCTGCATGAGATGAAGAAAGAACAGCTTATTATGAGAGCACTGCAAACGAGAGCAGATAAAAAGGCAAAAAAGTACGTTGACAACAGGATCAAGGAATTGCATTCCTTCCTCGACTCTGTATCTGAAGAAAACGATGGAGCGAACGGGATCGATGAG AATCACACTTCCGGAACTGCTGACCATTCAGGGATGAATCAGGAAACCGGAGAGCCGCCAGAATCCATAGAATTGATCAAGTGCCACACATAG